From the genome of Saccharomyces eubayanus strain FM1318 chromosome X, whole genome shotgun sequence, one region includes:
- the TRK1 gene encoding Trk1p: protein MHLRGTMSRVPTLASFEVRYKKSFGHKFRDFIALCGHYCSPIKKYVFPNFIAVHYFYTIVLTIITSIMLYPVKNIRYIDALFLAAGAVTQGGLNTVDVNNLTLYQQIILYLICCISTPIAVHSCLAFVRLYWFERYFDGIRDSSRRNFKMRRTKTILERELTAKTMTKSKTGTQRMSRPEKSDKRDDFQEKLFSGEMVNRDEQDSVHSSHSSRDSNSNSKSNNTSNNNGSSGSLDDYAKEDEADEVQRYPGNKSYSSVGSSSNTATDENISQKLKPSSLRFDESQNKRKRTGVPSEKFARRRGSRDITPEDMYRSIMMLQGEHEGTAEDEGPPLVIGSPTDGTRSTGNSNKLKSASMNDGKVKIQDKGAKISLDQDYVSHSSNSSACTSDEDSLPTNFGGTTPSLSGKTQKSSSGPIAFTEGGGADRKQGPSIQFNITKPPRRASKSKRVSTMDDLNPRSFFPHQKKTSKGYIMKHFPRAQRIRQQIKRRLSTGSIDKNSSNDALDREPVSGLDDGDDDDGNEGDNMEEYFADNESGDEDDRMQHSEPQSSSELKLKQQQQHQLQRNLHRMYKTKSFDDNRSKAVLMERSKTIDMAEARDLNELARTPDFQKMVYKNWKAHHKNKPNFKRRGWNGKMFEHGPYASDSDHNYQDNGNNSNILVHYAESILHHDNSHRNGSEDVSSDSNETTYPVNGNNDYNQNDTNGYPTYNDEEEGYYGLHFDSDYNLDPRHALTRSGTKNYLSWQPTIGRNSNFLGLTRAQKDELGGVEYRAIKLLCTILVVYYFGWHIVSFVMLVPWINLKKHYSDIVRSDGVSPTWWGFWTAMSAFNDLGLTLTPDSMMSFDKAAYPLIVMIWFIIIGNTGFPILLRCIIWIMFKLSPDLSQMRESLGFLLDHPRRCFTLLFPKAATWWLLLTLVGLNFTDWILFIILDFGSTVVKSLSKGYRVLVGLFQSVSTRTAGFSVVDLSQLHPSIQVSYMLMMYVSVLPLAISIRRTNVYEEQSLGLYGEMGSKPEDTDTEEDGDNDDDDDDDEGEEEASQEGASNRRGKPKKENKKKKKRKENENPNEVSTKSFIGAHLRKQLSFDLWFLFLGLFIICICEGDKIKDIQRPNFNVFTILFEIVSAYGTVGLSLGYPNTNQSFSRQLTTLSKLVIIAMLIRGKNRGLPYSLDRAIILPSDRLEHIDHIEDLKLKKQARTDTDDPMTEHLKRSFSDAKHRWDVLKSKSSHSRSSRRSTKTN, encoded by the coding sequence ATGCACCTTAGAGGAACTATGAGTAGAGTGCCCACATTAGCCTCATTTGAAGTGCGATACAAAAAATCCTTCGGCCACAAATTTCGTGATTTTATTGCTTTATGTGGTCACTATTGCTCCccaattaaaaaatatgttttcCCTAATTTTATTGCAgtccattatttttatacGATAGTCCTCACGATAATAACCTCTATTATGTTGTATCCAGTTAAGAACATCAGATATATTGATGCCTTGTTTTTGGCAGCCGGCGCGGTCACTCAAGGCGGTTTAAATACCGTGGATGTCAATAATTTAACCTTATATCAACAAATTATTTTGTACCTTATATGCTGCATATCAACCCCAATTGCCGTTCACAGTTGTTTGGCATTCGTAAGACTCTATTGGTTTGAACGTTATTTTGACGGTATTAGAGACTCTTCCAGGcgaaatttcaaaatgagAAGAACTAAGACAATCTTGGAAAGGGAACTAACCGCTAAAACCATGACCAAAAGTAAAACAGGCACTCAAAGAATGTCACGTCCCGAGAAATCGGATAAAAGAGACgatttccaagaaaaattgtttaGTGGAGAAATGGTTAATAGAGATGAGCAGGACTCGGTTCATAGTAGCCACAGTTCTCGtgatagtaatagtaatagtaagAGCAATAACACCAGTAATAACAATGGGAGCAGTGGCAGTTTGGACGATTATGCTAAGGAAGACGAAGCGGATGAGGTCCAAAGATACCCAGGAAACAAGTCCTATTCGAGTGTAGGCAGTTCTTCCAATACAGCCACAGACGAAAACATAAGCCAAAAATTRAAGCCAAGTAGTCTTCGATTTGATGAATCgcaaaataaaagaaagcgTACGGGAGTCCCCTCAGAAAAATTTGCGAGAAGGAGAGGTTCAAGAGATATTACTCCTGAAGATATGTATCGATCCATTATGATGCTACAAGGTGAGCACGAGGGTACTGCAGAAGATGAAGGACCACCTTTAGTTATTGGATCGCCTACGGACGGTACAAGAAGTACGGGCAACAGTAATAAGTTAAAATCTGCTTCTATGAATGATGGTAAAGTCAAGATTCAAGATAAAGGAGCTAAAATTAGTTTAGACCAGGACTATGTATCACATAGTTCAAATTCTTCCGCATGCACTTCGGATGAAGATTCTCTTCCCACAAATTTTGGAGGTACTACACCTTCATTAAGCGGAAAGACACAGAAATCAAGTTCAGGCCCAATAGCGTTTACTGAAGGGGGGGGGGCTGACAGAAAACAGGGTCCATCGATTCAGTTTAATATCACTAAGCCGCCAAGGAGGGCTTCCAAGTCTAAGAGGGTTTCTACTATGGACGACTTAAACCCAAGATCATTTTTTCcccatcaaaaaaaaacatcgAAGGGATACATAATGAAACATTTCCCGAGAGCCCAGCGAATACGGCAGCAGATTAAAAGGAGACTTTCCACGGGTTCGATCGATAAAAATAGTAGCAACGACGCTCTTGATAGAGAGCCCGTTTCTGGTCTAGAcgatggtgatgatgatgatggcaACGAAGGTGATAACATGGAAGAGTACTTTGCCGACAACGAAAGCGGAGACGAAGATGACCGAATGCAACATTCTGAACCACAATCTAGCTCAGAACTTAAATTgaaacaacagcaacaacacCAATTGCAGAGAAACCTACATCGTATGTACAAGACGAAATCCTTTGACGATAATCGTTCAAAAGCAGTCCTTATGGAACGGTCTAAGACTATCGATATGGCCGAAGCTAGAGATTTGAATGAACTTGCCAGGACTCCtgactttcaaaaaatggttTATAAGAATTGGAAGGCCCAtcataaaaataaaccaaaCTTCAAAAGGAGAGGCTGGAATGGCAAGATGTTCGAACACGGTCCTTATGCCTCCGACAGCGATCATAATTATCAGGATAATGgcaataatagtaatattTTGGTTCACTACGCGGAATCCATTTTACATCACGATAATTCTCATAGAAATGGAAGCGAAGATGTTTCTTCAGATTCTAATGAGACCACTTATCCTGTGAATGGAAACAATGATTACAACCAAAACGATACCAATGGATATCCCACTTACaacgatgaagaggaaggcTATTATGGTTTACATTTCGATTCGGATTATAACTTAGATCCTCGCCATGCTCTAACCCGTAGTGGTACCAAAAACTATTTGTCATGGCAACCGACTATTGGACGTAATTCAAACTTTCTTGGGTTAACAAGAGCCCAAAAGGATGAACTGGGCGGTGTCGAATACAGAGCCATCAAATTACTATGTACCATATTGGTTGTCTATTATTTTGGATGGCACATCGTCTCTTTTGTTATGTTGGTGCCTTGGATtaacttgaaaaaacactATAGCGATATTGTCAGAAGCGATGGTGTTTCACCTACATGGTGGGGGTTTTGGACGGCAATGAGTGCCTTCAATGATTTAGGATTAACATTAACCCCGGACTCAATGATGTCATTCGATAAAGCCGCATATCCCTTGATCGTTATGATTTGGTTTATCATTATTGGAAATACAGGGTTCCCCATCCTTCTTAGATGCATTATTTGGATAATGTTCAAACTTTCCCCTGATTTGTCGCAGATGAGAGAGAGTTTAGGTTTTCTCTTAGATCATCCACGTCGTTGTTTTACTCTATTGTTTCCAAAGGCTGCTACATGGTGGCTGCTTTTGACCCTTGTAGGACTAAATTTTACAGATTGGatcttatttattattctgGATTTCGGTTCAACTGTAGTTAAATCGCTATCGAAAGGCTATAGAGTTCTTGTTGGTTTATTCCAATCTGTCAGTACGAGAACCGCCGGTTTCAGTGTCGTTGATTTGAGTCAGTTACACCCCTCCATCCAAGTATCCTATATGCTTATGATGTATGTCTCCGTGTTACCATTAGCTATTTCTATTAGACGGACAAATGTTTACGAGGAGCAATCTCTGGGGCTGTACGGAGAAATGGGAAGTAAACCAGAAGATACTGACACTGAAGAGGACGGCGAcaacgacgatgacgatgacgacgacgaaggagaagaagaggcGAGCCAAGAAGGGGCAAGTAATCGTAGGGGcaaaccaaagaaagaaaataaaaagaaaaaaaagagaaaagaaaatgagaacCCCAACGAAGTATCAACCAAGTCCTTCATTGGTGCGCATTTAAGAAAACagctttcttttgatttatggtttttgtttctcgGCCTATTTATCATCTGTATTTGTGAAGGTGACAAAATTAAAGACATCCAGAGGCCCAACTTCAATGTATTTACAATTCTTTTCGAGATCGTTAGCGCATATGGTACAGTCGGACTATCATTAGGCTATCCGAACACTAATCAATCATTTTCAAGGCAGCTAACCACATTATCCAAATTGGTCATCATAGCTATGCTGATTAGAGGTAAGAATAGAGGTCTGCCATATTCTTTGGATCGTGCCATTATTTTGCCAAGTGATAGACTTGAACATATCGACCACATTGAGGACttaaaattgaagaagcagGCCAGAACCGATACGGATGATCCAATGACGGAGCATCTCAAGAGGAGTTTTAGCGATGCAAAACATCGTTGGGACGTACTTAAAAGCAAGAGTAGCCATTCCCGGAGTTCGAGAAGAAGTACCAAAACCAATTGA
- the URA2 gene encoding bifunctional carbamoylphosphate synthetase/aspartate transcarbamylase, translating into MAAIAPTAPISPPMESTGDRLITLELKDGTVLQGYSFGAEKSTAGELVFQTGMVGYPESVTDPSYEGQILVITYPLVGNYGVPDVHLRDELVEELPRYFESNKIHIAGLVISHYTDEYSHYLAKSSLGKWLQNEGIPAVYGVDTRSLTKHLRDAGSMLGRLSLEKTTSDRTISGSSSWKDAFDVPEWVDPNVQNLVAKVSTSEPKLYLPPTDNKDIELQTGPDGKVLRILAIDVGMKYNQIRCFIKRGVELKVVPWDYDFTKEDYDGLFISNGPGDPSVLAELSQRLSNVLEAKKTPIFGICLGHQLIARASGASTLKLKFGNRGHNIPCTSTISGRCYITSQNHGFAVDVSTLTSGWKPLFVNANDDSNEGIYHSELPYFSVQFHPESTPGPRDTEFLFDVFIQAVKEYKHTQVLKPIAFPGGLLEDNLKAHPRIEPKKVLVLGSGGLSIGQAGEFDYSGSQAIKALKEEGIYTILINPNIATIQTSKGLADKVYFVPVTAEFVRKVILHERPDAIYVTFGGQTALSVGIDMKDEFETLGVKVLGTPIETIITTEDRELFSNAIDEINEKCAKSKAANSVEEALAAVKDIGFPVIVRAAYALGGLGSGFANNEKELVDLCNVAFASSPQVLVERSMKGWKEVEYEVVRDAYDNCITVCNMENFDPLGIHTGDSIVVAPSQTLSDEDYNMLRTTAVNVIRHLGVVGECNIQYALNPVSKEYCIIEVNARLSRSSALASKATGYPLAYTAAKLGLNIPLNEVKNSVTKSTCACFEPSLDYCVVKMPRWDLKKFTRVSTELSSSMKSVGEVMSIGRTFEEAIQKAIRSTEYANLGFNETDLDVDIDYELNNPTDLRVFAIANAFARKGYSVDKVWEMTRIDKWFLNKLHDLVQFAQKISSFGTKEDLPSLVLRQAKQLGFDDRQIAKFLDSNEVAIRRLRKEYGITPFVKQIDTVAAEFPAYTNYLYMTYNADSHDLSFDDHGVLVLGSGVYRIGSSVEFDWCAVTAVRTLRANKIKTIMVNYNPETVSTDYDEADRLYFETINLERVLDIYEVESSSGVVVSMGGQTSNNIAMTLHRENVKILGTSPDMIDSAENRYKFSRMLDQIGVDQPAWKELTSMDEAESFAEKVGYPVLVRPSYVLSGAAMNTVYSRNDLESYLNQAVEVSRDYPVVITKYIENAKEIEMDAVARNGELVMHVVSEHVENAGVHSGDATLIVPPQDLAPETVDRIVVATAKIGKALKITGPYNIQFIAKDNEIKVIECNVRASRSFPFISKVVGVNLIELATKAIMGLPLTPYPVEKLPDDYVAVKVPQFSFPRLAGADPVLGVEMASTGEVATFGHSKYEAYLKSLLATGFKLPKKNILLSIGSYKEKQELLSSVQKLYNMGYKLFATSGTADFLSEHGIAVQYLEVLNRDADDQKSEYSLTQHLANNEIDLYINLPSANRFRRPASYVSKGYKTRRLAVDYSVPLVTNVKCAKLLIEAISRNITLDVSERDAQTSHRTITLPGLINVATFVPNASHVIKGPDELKETTRLFLESGFTYCQLMPRSISGPVITDAASLKAANSVSQDSSYTDFSFTVAGTAHNAQSVSQSASKVTALFLPLRELKNKITEVAELLKQWPAEKQVIAEAKTADLASVLLLTSLQNRSIHITGVSNKEDLALIMTVKEKDPRVTCDVNIYSLFIAQDDYPEAVFLPTKEDQEFFWNNLDGIDAFSVGALPVALANITGNKVDVGMGIKDSLPLLLAAVEEGKLTIDDIVTRLHDNPAKIFNIPAQDSVVEIDLDYSFRRNKRWSPFNMDMNGGVERVVSNNETLVLSGELVSPGAKGKCSINPATASTTAPAEIQPTGTKRRFSFTDETMADNLDAAEDAIPEQPLEQKLMSSRPPRELVAPGAIQNLIRSNNPFRGRHILSIKQFKRSDFHVLFAVAQELRAAVDREGVLDLMKGHVITTIFFEPSTRTCSSFIAAMERLGGRIVNVNPLVSSVKKGETLQDTIRTLACYSDAIVMRHSEEMSVHIAAKYSPVPIINGGNGSREHPTQAFLDLFTIREEIGTVNGITVTFMGDLKHGRTVHSLCRLLMHYQVRINLVSPPELRLPEGLREELRRGGLLGVESAEMTPHIISKTDALYCTRVQEERFSSPEEYQRLKDTYIVDNKILAHAKENMAIMHPLPRVNEIKEEVDYDHRAAYFRQMKYGLYVRMALLAMVMGVDM; encoded by the coding sequence ATGGCCGCTATCGCTCCCACTGCCCCAATTTCTCCTCCAATGGAGTCTACAGGTGACCGTCTAATCACATTGGAACTAAAGGATGGCACGGTCTTACAAGGTTATTCGTTTGGTGCTGAAAAGTCCACTGCTGGTGAATTAGTTTTCCAAACTGGTATGGTAGGTTATCCTGAATCTGTCACTGATCCATCTTACGAAGGCCAAATCTTAGTCATCACCTACCCCTTGGTAGGTAACTATGGTGTTCCAGATGTGCACTTGCGAGATGAATTGGTCGAAGAATTGccaagatattttgaaagtaATAAAATCCACATCGCCGGTTTGGTTATTTCTCACTATACCGACGAATACTCTCATTATCTTGCTAAATCTTCCTTGGGGAAATGGTTACAAAATGAAGGGATCCCAGCTGTTTATGGTGTTGATACAAGATCATTGACCAAGCATTTGAGAGATGCTGGTTCAATGTTAGGTAGGttgtctttggaaaaaacCACGTCTGATAGAACCATTTCTggatcttcttcttggaaagATGCGTTTGACGTTCCAGAATGGGTGGATCCAAATGTCCAAAACTTGGTTGCTAAGGTTTCGACCAGTGAACCAAAACTATACCTACCTCCAACGGATAACAAGGACATTGAATTGCAAACCGGTCCAGATGGCAAAGTTTTAAGAATTTTGGCCATTGATGTCGGTATGAAGTACAATCAAATTCGTTGTTTTATCAAAAGGGGTGTGGAACTAAAGGTCGTTCCATGGGACTATGATTTCACCAAGGAAGATTACGATGGTTTGTTCATTTCCAACGGTCCAGGTGATCCATCTGTTCTAGCTGAACTGTCTCAAAGATTATCGAATGTTTTGGAAGCTAAAAAGACTCCAATCTTTGGTATTTGTCTTGGTCATCAATTAATAGCTAGAGCTTCAGGTGCATCCACCCTAAAATTAAAATTTGGTAACCGTGGCCACAACATACCTTGTACATCAACCATAAGTGGTCGTTGTTATATAACATCTCAAAACCATGGGTTTGCTGTTGATGTGAGCACCCTTACTTCCGGTTGGAAACCATTATTTGTTAACGCAAATGATGACTCTAACGAAGGTATTTACCATTCCGAATTACCATACTTTTctgttcaatttcatccagAATCAACACCAGGTCCAAGAGATACagaatttttgtttgatgttttcaTCCAAGCTGTTAAAGAATATAAGCACACACAAGTATTGAAACCAATTGCATTCCCAGGTGGTCTACTAGAAGATAATTTGAAGGCGCACCCAAGGATCGAACCAAAGAAGGTCCTAGTCTTGGGTTCTGGTGGTTTGTCCATCGGTCAAGCTGGTGAATTTGATTATTCTGGTTCTCAAGCTATTAAAGCCTTGAAGGAAGAGGGTATTTATACGATTTTGATTAATCCCAACATTGCTACAATTCAAACTTCTAAAGGGTTGGCTGATAAGGTCTACTTTGTACCTGTTACTGCAGAATTTGTGAGAAAGGTTATTTTGCATGAAAGACCAGATGCCATTTATGTGACATTTGGTGGACAAACTGCTTTGTCAGTTGGTATCGACATGAAAGATGAATTTGAGACTTTAGGAGTTAAAGTCTTGGGTACTCCAATTGAAACCATTATTACTACTGAAGATCGTGAACTGTTCAGCAACGCTATTGAcgaaattaatgaaaaatgtGCCAAATCTAAGGCTGCTAACTCGGTAGAGGAAGCTTTAGCCGCTGTTAAAGATATCGGCTTCCCAGTTATCGTACGTGCTGCTTACGCATTAGGTGGTTTAGGTTCTGGTTTTGCtaataatgaaaaggaactaGTTGACCTTTGTAATGTTGCATTTGCATCCTCTCCTCAAGTCTTAGTAGAAAGGTCTATGAAGGGCTGGAAAGAAGTAGAGTATGAAGTTGTTCGTGACGCTTATGATAACTGTATTACAGTTTGTAACATGGAAAATTTCGATCCATTGGGTATTCATACTGGTGACTCCATTGTCGTAGCTCCTTCTCAAACTTTATCTGATGAAGATTACAACATGCTTAGAACTACAGCTGTGAATGTTATCAGACACTTGGGTGTTGTCGGTGAATGTAATATTCAATATGCTCTAAACCCAGTCTCCAAGGAATACTGTATCATTGAAGTTAATGCTCGTTTATCACGTTCTTCTGCTTTAGCATCTAAAGCTACTGGTTATCCATTGGCTTATACCGCAGCTAAATTAGGTTTGAACATTCCATTAAATGAAGTTAAAAATTCTGTTACAAAATCCACATGTGCTTGTTTTGAACCTTCTTTAGATTACTGTGTTGTTAAGATGCCAAGATGggatttgaagaaatttaCCAGAGTGTCTACCGAATTATCCTCATCAATGAAATCCGTCGGTGAAGTTATGAGTATTGGTAGAAcatttgaagaagccaTCCAAAAAGCCATCAGATCTACAGAGTACGCCAACCTAGGTTTCAACGAAACAGATCTAGATGTCGATATCGATTATGAATTGAACAATCCTACTGATCTGCGTGTCTTTGCAATTGCTAATGCTTTTGCTAGAAAGGGATATTCAGTTGATAAAGTTTGGGAGATGACAAGAATCGATAAATGGTTCTTGAACAAGTTACATGATTTGGTCCAGTTTGCCCAGAAAATAAGCTCATTTGGTACTAAAGAAGATTTACCTTCATTAGTTTTGAGACAAGCAAAACAATTAGGTTTTGATGATAGGCAAATTGCAAAGTTCTTGGATTCCAATGAAGTTGCTATTCGTAGGTTAAGAAAAGAGTACGGTATTACACCATTTGTCAAACAAATTGATACCGTTGCTGCTGAATTCCCTGCATACACAAACTATTTGTACATGACATACAATGCTGACTCTCACGATTTATCCTTTGACGACCACGGTGTTCTAGTCTTGGGTTCTGGTGTCTATCGTATTGGTTCTTCTGTTGAATTCGATTGGTGTGCTGTCACAGCAGTTAGAACATTACGTGctaacaaaatcaaaaccaTCATGGTCAACTACAATCCTGAAACCGTCTCAACAGATTACGATGAAGCTGATAGACTATATTTCGAAACTATCAATCTTGAAAGAGTCTTGGACATCTATGAAGTTGAAAGTTCCAGTGGTGTTGTTGTCTCAATGGGTGGTCAAACTTCCAACAACATTGCTATGACGTTACATCGTGAAAATGTCAAGATTCTTGGTACATCCCCAGATATGATTGATTCTGCTGAAAACCGTTATAAGTTCTCTCGTATGTTGGATCAAATTGGTGTTGATCAACCAGCTTGGAAGGAATTAACATCAATGGATGAAGCTGAGTCATTTGCTGAAAAGGTTGGCTATCCTGTGTTAGTACGTCCATCTTACGTTTTATCTGGTGCTGCCATGAATACCGTTTATTCTAGAAACGATTTAGAATCCTACTTGAATCAAGCTGTCGAAGTTTCCCGTGACTATCCTGTTGTCATTACCAAgtatattgaaaatgcaaaggaaattgaaatggATGCGGTTGCAAGAAATGGTGAATTGGTTATGCATGTTGTTTCTGAGCATGTCGAAAATGCGGGTGTCCATTCAGGTGATGCAACATTGATTGTTCCACCTCAAGATTTGGCTCCTGAGACGGTTGATAGAATTGTCGTCGCAACTGCAAAGATTGGTAAAGCTTTGAAGATTACTGGTCCATACAATATCCAATTTATTGCAAAGGATAATGAAATTAAGGTCATTGAATGTAATGTTCGTGCATCAAgatcttttccatttattTCAAAGGTTGTTGGTGTGAACTTGATTGAACTGGCTACAAAGGCTATAATGGGATTACCTTTGACACCATACcctgttgaaaaattaccaGATGATTATGTTGCAGTCAAGGTTCCAcagttttctttcccaCGTTTAGCAGGTGCTGATCCTGTTTTGGGTGTTGAGATGGCCTCTACTGGTGAAGTCGCTACCTTTGGTCACTCTAAGTATGAAGCTTACCTAAAGTCTCTGTTGGCAACCGGTTTCAAacttccaaagaaaaacattttaTTGTCCATTGGTTCttacaaagaaaagcaagaatTGCTTTCTTCCGTTCAGAAACTATACAATATGGGATACAAACTATTTGCAACATCGGGTACTGCTGATTTCTTATCCGAACACGGTATCGCTGTCCAATATCTAGAAGTTTTAAACAGGGATGCTGATGACCAAAAATCAGAATATTCGCTTACTCAGCATTTGGCCAACAATGAAATTGATCTTTACATCAACTTACCATCCGCCAACAGATTCCGCCGTCCTGCATCTTATGTTTCAAAGGGTTACAAAACACGTCGTTTGGCCGTTGATTACTCAGTTCCACTGGTCACTAACGTGAAGTGTGCCAAATTGTTGATTGAAGCCATCTCAAGAAACATCACTTTGGATGTCTCTGAACGTGACGCCCAAACCTCTCACAGAACTATAACCTTACCAGGCCTAATCAATGTTGCGACCTTTGTTCCAAATGCATCACATGTTATCAAGGGTCCGGATGAATTAAAGGAGACTACAcgtttatttttggaatCAGGTTTTACCTACTGTCAATTAATGCCTAGATCTATCAGTGGACCAGTTATTACTGATGCTGCATCATTAAAGGCTGCAAACTCTGTTTCTCAAGATTCGTCTTATAcagatttttctttcactgTTGCTGGTACCGCTCATAACGCTCAAAGCGTCTCACAATCTGCTAGCAAAGTCACAGCGTTGTTTTTGCCTTTACGTGAattaaagaacaaaatcacAGAAGTAGCTGAACTTTTGAAGCAATGGCCAGCTGAAAAGCAAGTTATAGCTGAAGCTAAAACTGCCGACCTGGCATCCGTTCTATTGTTAACCTCACTTCAAAACAGATCTATTCATATTACTGGTGTTTCAAATAAGGAAGATCTTGCTTTGATTATGACGgtcaaagagaaagatCCCAGAGTAACCTGTGATGTCAACATTTACTCTCTGTTTATTGCCCAAGATGACTATCCTGAAGCTGTGTTTTTGCCCACCAAGGAGgatcaagaatttttctGGAACAATCTGGATGGCATTGACGCCTTCTCTGTAGGCGCACTTCCTGTTGCTCTAGCCAATATTACTGGTAATAAGGTTGACGTCGGTATGGGTATCAAAGATTCCTTACCATTACTATTAGCTGCAGTTGAAGAAGGTAAGTTGACTATCGACGATATCGTTACTCGTCTACATGATAACCCAGctaaaattttcaacatccCCGCCCAGGATTCTGTTGTTGAAATCGACTTGGATTATTCCTTTAGACGTAACAAGAGATGGTCACCATTCAACATGGACATGAACGGTGGTGTCGAACGTGTTGTTTCTAACAACGAAACACTTGTTTTGAGTGGTGAATTGGTCTCTCCAGGcgcaaaaggaaaatgcaGTATTAATCCTGCTACAGCTTCCACTACAGCTCCTGCAGAAATTCAACCTACCGGTACTAAGAGaaggttttcttttaccgATGAAACAATGGCTGATAATCTAGATGCCGCAGAGGATGCTATCCCAGAACAACCTTTGGAACAAAAACTGATGTCTTCGAGACCACCAAGGGAACTTGTTGCACCAGGCGCTATCCAAAACTTGATTCGTAGCAACAATCCATTCCGTGGTAGACATATATTGTCTATCAAACAATTCAAACGTTCTGACTTCCATGTCTTGTTTGCTGTTGCACAAGAATTAAGAGCAGCCGTTGATAGAGAAGGTGTTTTAGATTTAATGAAGGGACATGTAATTACtacaattttctttgaaccATCTACTCGTACCTGTTCTTCATTCATTGCTGCTATGGAACGTTTGGGTGGTAGAATTGTGAACGTTAACCCATTGGTCTCTTCCGTCAAAAAGGGTGAAACTCTTCAGGATACTATCAGAACATTGGCTTGTTACAGTGATGCCATTGTTATGCGTCATTCCGAAGAAATGTCAGTCCATATTGCTGCTAAGTATTCTCCTGTTCCAATCATCAATGGTGGTAATGGTTCTCGTGAACATCCCACACAGGCCTTCTTAGATTTATTCACTATTCGTGAAGAAATAGGTACCGTTAACGGTATCACTGTTACATTTATGGGTGACTTGAAACACGGTAGAACTGTCCATTCGTTATGCCGTTTGTTGATGCATTATCAAGTTAGAATTAATCTTGTTTCTCCTCCGGAATTAAGATTGCCAGAAGGGCTAAGGGAAGAACTAAGAAGGGGTGGTTTGCTAGGTGTAGAAAGCGCCGAAATGACCCCTCATATAATCTCCAAAACAGATGCTCTATATTGTACAAGAGTCCAAGAAGAGAGATTCAGTAGTCCTGAAGAGTACCAACGTTTGAAGGACACATATATTGTGGACAACAAAATTTTGGCTCATGCTAAGGAAAATATGGCTATCATGCATCCTTTGCCTCGTGtaaatgaaatcaaagagGAAGTGGATTACGATCATCGTGCTGCTTACTTTAGACAAATGAAGTATGGTTTGTATGTTAGAATGGCATTATTAGCCATGGTTATGGGGGTTGATATGTGA